In Haloimpatiens massiliensis, the following are encoded in one genomic region:
- a CDS encoding GNAT family N-acetyltransferase, which produces MVTDFKTEFETKMITTQDEIYKATSMPSSSQEQNQYLRQAIQDKEIKLEHCYILVHNHQIVARAIIINDCYLGLYTLENIGQEEANEFLARVLKKYPNKELSTDLYSDKKNCKIIYASLLANGFKDVIHKESYTIQPAPVYRNSKLSFKSMDSKDENLLTHLFIQAAKDNKDSTVLKEIKEKGLKKASSDFISELKQLDFKRELWVIAYLKNEPIGFVIVQRLMEGIAGVGYIGVMPEYRGNNFSQDLLSKAINLSYEYKIKKLIADIDVENYPMRNNLINSGFTMDCSETVFFKEQ; this is translated from the coding sequence ATGGTAACTGATTTTAAAACCGAGTTTGAAACCAAAATGATTACAACACAAGATGAAATTTACAAAGCTACATCAATGCCATCATCAAGTCAAGAGCAAAACCAATATTTGAGACAGGCTATTCAAGATAAAGAAATAAAGTTAGAACATTGCTATATTCTTGTACATAATCATCAAATAGTTGCACGTGCAATAATTATAAATGACTGCTATTTGGGCTTATATACGCTAGAAAATATTGGTCAAGAGGAAGCAAATGAATTTTTGGCAAGGGTTTTAAAAAAATATCCTAACAAAGAGTTATCAACGGACTTATATTCGGATAAAAAGAACTGTAAAATAATATATGCAAGTTTATTAGCAAATGGATTTAAAGATGTTATACACAAAGAAAGCTATACAATTCAGCCAGCACCAGTTTATAGGAATAGCAAATTATCATTTAAATCTATGGATTCAAAGGACGAAAACTTATTAACTCATTTATTTATTCAAGCTGCAAAAGATAATAAAGACAGTACAGTTCTTAAAGAAATTAAAGAAAAAGGTTTAAAGAAAGCCTCTAGTGATTTCATTTCAGAATTGAAACAGTTAGACTTCAAAAGAGAATTATGGGTGATAGCTTATTTGAAAAATGAACCTATAGGTTTTGTAATTGTTCAGAGACTTATGGAGGGTATTGCAGGAGTTGGCTATATAGGTGTTATGCCTGAATACAGAGGAAATAATTTTTCACAGGACTTGCTTTCAAAAGCAATTAACCTGTCTTATGAATATAAAATAAAAAAGTTAATTGCAGACATTGATGTTGAGAACTATCCTATGAGAAATAATTTAATTAATTCTGGTTTTACAATGGATTGCAGTGAAACAGTTTTTTTCAAAGAGCAGTGA
- a CDS encoding HAMP domain-containing sensor histidine kinase, translating into MKARKSIKHFLFQNYAIIIIISIIIYFIGMNISNFIIKSLIYRNIEIDKFEPKQCFKYPYDEINSKSIELFYGWVEILDENKKVVCVRGNKLDDKYQYTEEMLYNYCAIHDYSKPKSSDSKIYSPYIYSIYPIKGPHDETYLYIIKFPQKLFNTSVTLKIFSLPSKFTSLHIIVILVIIIVFLILFLSGLVLYSRFTAKHIKKPLECLQSGFEEIKNKNYKVRLNFYAEREFAEIRDVFNDMINRLEKSEKEKEEISRNKQRMLVDISHDLKTPITSIQGFSKLLYDGEIKSKDDNAKYLKYIYDKSVYVTNLIQDLFDLSKIDDESYPFIYMKRDFSEWIRRLISEMYPEFEKNNFIINVDISEIPIIFAFDEKCMSRAIKNILNNALKYNPSGTNLWIYCYNEGHKVILKIGDNGIGIKDDLKTIIFNPFVRGDEARSTKDGTGLGLAIAKKIIERHNGTISLSSNEKAVTVFTIELPL; encoded by the coding sequence ATGAAAGCTAGAAAATCAATTAAACATTTTTTATTTCAAAATTATGCAATTATAATTATAATATCTATAATTATTTATTTTATAGGCATGAATATTAGTAACTTTATTATTAAATCTCTAATTTATAGAAATATTGAAATAGATAAATTTGAACCAAAGCAATGCTTTAAATATCCCTATGATGAAATAAATTCAAAGAGTATTGAACTTTTTTATGGATGGGTAGAAATATTAGACGAAAACAAAAAAGTAGTGTGTGTAAGAGGTAATAAATTAGATGATAAATATCAGTATACTGAAGAAATGTTATATAACTATTGTGCTATACATGATTATAGTAAACCAAAGTCAAGTGACTCTAAAATTTATAGTCCTTACATTTACAGTATATATCCTATAAAAGGACCTCATGATGAAACTTATCTATATATAATAAAGTTTCCCCAAAAGTTATTTAACACTTCAGTTACACTTAAAATATTTAGTTTACCATCTAAATTTACTAGTTTACATATTATTGTGATTTTAGTTATAATAATTGTCTTTTTAATTTTATTTTTATCAGGATTAGTGTTATATAGTAGATTTACTGCTAAACATATAAAAAAACCTCTTGAGTGTTTACAAAGCGGATTTGAAGAAATAAAAAATAAAAATTATAAAGTAAGATTAAATTTCTATGCAGAAAGAGAATTCGCAGAAATTAGAGATGTATTTAACGATATGATTAATAGACTAGAAAAATCTGAAAAAGAAAAGGAAGAAATCTCTAGAAATAAACAAAGAATGCTTGTAGATATATCCCATGATTTAAAAACTCCTATTACATCAATACAAGGGTTTTCTAAACTTCTATACGACGGAGAAATAAAAAGTAAAGATGATAATGCAAAATATCTTAAATATATTTATGATAAATCCGTTTATGTGACTAATTTGATTCAAGATTTGTTTGACCTTTCAAAGATAGATGATGAATCTTACCCATTTATCTATATGAAGAGAGATTTTTCAGAATGGATTAGACGACTAATAAGTGAGATGTATCCTGAATTTGAAAAAAACAACTTTATAATAAACGTAGATATTAGTGAAATACCTATTATTTTTGCATTTGATGAAAAATGTATGAGCCGAGCAATTAAAAATATACTTAATAATGCTTTAAAATATAATCCTAGTGGTACAAATTTATGGATATATTGTTACAATGAAGGGCATAAGGTAATACTTAAAATTGGAGATAATGGAATTGGAATTAAAGATGACTTAAAAACTATTATCTTTAATCCTTTTGTGAGAGGTGATGAAGCTAGGAGTACTAAAGATGGTACAGGACTTGGGCTTGCAATAGCAAAAAAAATCATAGAAAGGCATAATGGAACTATTTCCCTTTCGTCAAATGAAAAAGCTGTCACCGTGTTTACTATTGAATTGCCTTTGTAA
- a CDS encoding aminopeptidase, whose product MLDVMEFYKEENEKVLDSYKKGLLDIENMCTSTEKYQEDKELKEYYRFLNHTGKFLLKIAKFEENLNDEYFETKSFQELKEENNGLYTELLEENYKTSYANPTYTVEVFGDNMGQLMAAFYASCRESISYAYKHRIFNMDKINNTLLRVFESVKNKKASYDELKSIMYPTDADWIFKNEKYLRRERMDKNFGFYLSTILEKDLSDPRYLFRLDKYISNIEVGTAKFLSNYPKEKIETLSKTTVDAFIRGFVVENKNRGNRNSVQIVYAAGQEVIIRQLIKDFEKAGFDSTIAIVDSSEANKQYNYDHRFDNAIYLNEEYIQMKESMMEKAFEFNKDIFSVQAGPMVFESFGEVPFSPENKKECLKLSKEQQDLMQKYKNNVNQLFDKFEPEENTSFSIIAFPTAEIGDKFEEIFNDVFEINMMDNNIYEGIQQKIIDALDEGEYVHVKGKGNNKTDIKVKLQKLKDKSKETNFVNCVADVNIPLGEVYTSPQLKGTNGVLHLEDTYLGLKYKDLKLTFKDGYVSDYTCGNFENEEDNRAYVKENLLQLNDTTLPLGEFAIGTNTEAYVMAEKYGIIEKLPVLIIEKMGPHFAIGDTCFGYAEDLPVYNMLDKKEIIARDNEKSILRKEDINKAYTNVHTDITLPYEGIEFISVVTEKGDYIDIIKDGKFVLKGTEKLNEPF is encoded by the coding sequence ATGCTAGATGTTATGGAATTTTATAAAGAGGAAAACGAAAAGGTTTTAGACAGCTACAAGAAGGGACTTTTAGATATCGAGAATATGTGTACAAGCACAGAAAAGTATCAGGAAGATAAAGAGCTTAAAGAATACTACAGGTTTTTAAATCATACTGGTAAATTTCTTTTAAAGATTGCTAAGTTTGAAGAAAATCTAAATGATGAGTATTTTGAAACAAAGAGTTTTCAAGAGTTAAAAGAAGAAAATAATGGGCTTTACACTGAGCTTTTAGAAGAAAATTATAAAACAAGTTATGCCAATCCAACCTATACCGTTGAAGTGTTTGGTGATAACATGGGTCAGCTTATGGCAGCTTTTTATGCTAGTTGCAGAGAGTCTATATCTTATGCGTACAAGCACAGAATATTTAATATGGATAAAATCAATAATACTTTACTAAGGGTATTTGAAAGTGTTAAAAATAAAAAAGCTAGTTATGATGAGTTGAAATCTATAATGTACCCTACAGATGCAGATTGGATTTTCAAGAACGAAAAATATTTAAGACGTGAAAGAATGGACAAGAACTTTGGATTTTATTTAAGCACCATATTAGAGAAGGATTTAAGTGATCCAAGATATTTATTTAGACTAGACAAGTATATAAGTAACATTGAAGTTGGTACAGCAAAGTTTTTATCAAATTATCCAAAGGAAAAAATAGAAACTTTATCGAAAACAACAGTGGATGCATTTATAAGAGGCTTTGTGGTTGAAAATAAAAACAGAGGAAATAGAAATAGTGTACAAATAGTATATGCAGCAGGCCAAGAAGTTATTATAAGGCAACTTATAAAAGACTTTGAAAAAGCAGGATTTGATTCAACTATAGCTATAGTCGATTCATCTGAAGCTAATAAGCAGTATAACTACGATCATAGATTTGACAATGCTATATATTTAAATGAAGAATATATACAAATGAAAGAGTCCATGATGGAGAAGGCTTTTGAATTTAACAAAGATATTTTTAGCGTACAAGCAGGTCCTATGGTTTTTGAAAGCTTTGGAGAGGTACCATTTTCGCCAGAAAATAAGAAAGAATGTCTTAAATTATCAAAAGAACAGCAGGATTTAATGCAGAAATACAAAAATAATGTTAATCAATTATTTGATAAATTTGAGCCAGAAGAAAATACAAGCTTTAGCATAATTGCTTTCCCAACTGCTGAAATTGGGGATAAATTTGAAGAAATCTTTAATGATGTTTTTGAAATAAATATGATGGATAACAATATTTACGAAGGCATTCAGCAGAAGATAATTGATGCTCTTGATGAAGGTGAATACGTGCACGTTAAAGGTAAGGGCAACAATAAAACAGACATAAAGGTTAAATTGCAAAAACTTAAGGATAAAAGCAAGGAAACTAATTTTGTAAATTGTGTGGCAGACGTAAATATTCCATTGGGAGAGGTCTACACTTCACCACAACTTAAAGGAACTAATGGTGTTCTCCATTTAGAAGATACTTATCTTGGGCTTAAGTATAAAGATTTAAAGCTTACCTTTAAAGATGGTTATGTAAGTGATTATACCTGCGGTAACTTTGAAAATGAAGAGGACAATAGAGCGTATGTTAAGGAAAATTTATTACAGCTTAATGATACTACTCTACCTTTAGGAGAATTCGCTATAGGAACTAATACAGAGGCATATGTAATGGCAGAAAAATATGGCATTATAGAAAAACTACCAGTGCTTATTATTGAAAAAATGGGACCACACTTTGCCATAGGCGACACATGCTTTGGCTACGCTGAAGATTTGCCAGTCTACAATATGCTAGATAAAAAAGAGATAATAGCAAGAGATAATGAAAAGTCAATTCTTAGGAAAGAAGATATAAATAAAGCATATACCAACGTTCATACAGACATTACTCTTCCATATGAAGGAATAGAATTTATTTCCGTTGTTACAGAAAAAGGAGATTATATTGACATCATAAAAGATGGAAAATTTGTGCTAAAGGGCACTGAGAAGCTAAATGAGCCCTTTTAA
- a CDS encoding GNAT family N-acetyltransferase — translation MNYNFWNDEKIRLRSIESKDAGTFFKWSSDYDNESDRFCDEIHFPRSYDSMMARVEYMCKREPSNDEFMWIIENQEGVAVGCINTFDCNKRVGIFKYGVGIVREHWGKGYAKDAIRIVLKYYFRELRYQKVNVYIYSFNERSIKLHESLGFQYEGTIRRAVFTNGNYYDEILYGMTCEEFDDIYKKIEL, via the coding sequence ATGAATTACAATTTTTGGAATGATGAAAAAATAAGACTTAGGTCAATTGAATCTAAGGACGCAGGTACATTTTTTAAATGGTCATCAGATTATGACAATGAATCAGATAGGTTTTGTGATGAGATCCATTTTCCAAGGTCTTATGATTCTATGATGGCAAGAGTTGAATACATGTGTAAAAGAGAGCCAAGTAATGATGAATTTATGTGGATTATTGAAAATCAAGAAGGTGTTGCAGTTGGATGCATCAATACCTTTGATTGCAATAAGAGGGTTGGCATATTTAAGTATGGAGTAGGTATAGTTAGAGAGCATTGGGGTAAAGGGTATGCAAAGGATGCTATTAGAATTGTTTTGAAATATTATTTCAGAGAATTAAGATATCAAAAAGTCAATGTATATATATATTCTTTTAATGAAAGGTCAATAAAGCTTCATGAGAGTTTAGGATTTCAGTACGAAGGAACAATCAGAAGAGCTGTTTTTACTAATGGTAATTACTATGATGAGATTCTATATGGAATGACTTGTGAAGAATTTGATGATATTTATAAAAAAATTGAATTGTAA
- a CDS encoding GNAT family N-acetyltransferase produces the protein MDIIFDLGKADDIDELEQLYNDLNDYLAKEINYPGWKKGIYPVRKNAIDGVKHGNLYVAKYNGKIIGSIILSHEPEPAYYKAKWEIESDYSDVFVVYTFVVHPKFLKCGVGKALMNFSIEHGIKSQAKSIRLDVYEGNIPAISLYEKCGFKYIDTVDLGLGNYGLNWFRLYEKLL, from the coding sequence ATGGATATAATTTTTGATTTGGGAAAAGCAGATGATATTGATGAATTAGAACAGCTTTATAACGATTTGAATGACTATTTAGCAAAAGAAATAAATTATCCTGGATGGAAAAAGGGTATATATCCTGTTAGGAAAAATGCAATTGATGGGGTTAAACACGGTAATCTCTATGTAGCAAAATATAATGGAAAAATTATTGGTTCTATTATTTTAAGCCATGAACCTGAACCAGCATATTATAAAGCTAAATGGGAAATTGAATCTGATTATTCAGATGTTTTTGTTGTATATACATTTGTAGTGCATCCAAAATTTTTGAAATGTGGCGTAGGTAAAGCATTAATGAATTTTTCTATTGAACATGGTATTAAGTCACAAGCTAAATCAATTAGATTAGATGTTTATGAAGGTAACATACCTGCCATTAGTCTGTATGAAAAATGTGGTTTTAAATATATTGATACGGTTGACTTGGGACTTGGAAACTACGGGTTGAACTGGTTTAGACTATATGAAAAATTACTATGA
- a CDS encoding GNAT family N-acetyltransferase — protein sequence MLIRTATIDELKSLWGNNNLSTKNYFIKGMEKGNVEFWTIENEVDNSLIGELYIFWNSEDKDEANGKDRAYLCAFRIEKKFRGCGLGKKLMQRVLQRVIENGFIEATIGADNDDAERLTAMYKSWGFSELIKQQNTDYHYIDAKNNPTYYEVPYALYLNRLKNIKLCLENESRKVEETVR from the coding sequence ATGTTAATTCGTACAGCAACAATAGATGAATTAAAATCACTATGGGGAAATAACAACTTGTCTACTAAGAATTATTTCATTAAAGGTATGGAAAAGGGAAATGTAGAATTTTGGACAATTGAGAATGAAGTGGACAACTCTCTTATAGGTGAGCTTTATATATTTTGGAACTCAGAAGACAAGGATGAGGCTAATGGTAAGGATAGAGCGTATCTTTGTGCCTTTAGAATCGAAAAGAAATTTAGAGGATGTGGATTAGGAAAGAAACTAATGCAAAGAGTTTTACAAAGAGTTATAGAAAATGGCTTTATTGAAGCAACAATTGGTGCAGATAATGATGATGCTGAAAGATTAACAGCTATGTATAAATCATGGGGATTTTCTGAATTAATAAAACAGCAAAATACCGACTATCACTATATTGATGCTAAAAATAATCCAACGTATTATGAAGTGCCGTATGCATTATATTTAAATAGACTCAAAAATATAAAATTATGCTTAGAAAATGAGAGTAGAAAGGTAGAAGAAACAGTGAGATAA
- a CDS encoding non-canonical purine NTP pyrophosphatase, with translation MDKTLVYVTGNDVKFNVALQVFTNTGIVLLQEKLSTPEIQSKNVQEVAIYSASWASKQLNKPVIVTDAGFYIEALNGFPGPFIKFVNEWFSAEDYINLMQEKNNRTIIIQDCLAYCCPDGEPVVFTGSYRGKLANEPSRKSGTSIEKIFIPEGYDRPISDIPQEEMISYWSNGEIMSKFKEYLLTKNR, from the coding sequence ATGGATAAAACTTTAGTTTATGTTACAGGTAATGATGTTAAGTTTAATGTTGCTTTACAAGTATTTACAAATACAGGGATAGTTCTTTTACAAGAGAAATTGAGTACTCCGGAAATCCAGAGCAAAAATGTGCAAGAAGTAGCTATATACTCAGCTAGCTGGGCAAGTAAGCAGTTAAATAAGCCTGTTATAGTGACAGATGCTGGATTTTATATTGAAGCTTTGAATGGATTTCCTGGTCCATTTATCAAGTTTGTAAATGAGTGGTTTTCTGCAGAAGACTATATTAATTTAATGCAAGAAAAAAACAATCGTACTATTATTATTCAGGACTGCTTAGCGTATTGTTGCCCAGATGGAGAACCCGTTGTTTTCACTGGATCATATAGAGGAAAATTAGCAAATGAACCTAGTAGAAAATCTGGTACTTCAATTGAAAAGATTTTTATTCCTGAAGGTTATGACCGTCCTATTTCAGATATACCTCAGGAGGAAATGATATCTTATTGGAGTAATGGTGAAATAATGAGTAAGTTTAAAGAGTACCTTTTGACTAAAAATAGGTAA
- a CDS encoding MBL fold metallo-hydrolase: protein MKIKSIKGNTFCIDTGMTYIPFYKINDEEIIMLDSGWAKGEREGIEEVLEKNNFEVVGIICTHFHIDHVGNCAYLKEKYNCITAMPAYEALVCSSTVNLKLYYSSQTLTEVEEHYGEAVFKTDIMISENQDKTCVSGVEFRILHTPGHSPAHICIITPDNVAYVGDSLISYEVMGNAKMPYAYILLEDLKSKEKLYDLNCSKYVVAHKGMYDDITKLIEDNIEFYKGRARGVYSVIKGSMTMEDILKASIKKFKISVKTKFKYNFMERMLRSYVEYLNEIGIIKLNIQNGFLKYSRAVENIDDQQVTNDQLSTDENADDNKMVS from the coding sequence ATGAAAATAAAGAGTATAAAGGGAAACACGTTTTGCATTGATACAGGGATGACATATATACCTTTTTATAAAATTAATGATGAAGAAATTATTATGTTAGATTCAGGTTGGGCAAAGGGAGAAAGAGAAGGCATAGAAGAGGTTCTTGAAAAGAATAATTTTGAAGTTGTTGGTATTATATGCACTCATTTTCATATAGATCATGTGGGGAATTGTGCATATTTAAAAGAAAAATATAATTGCATCACTGCTATGCCAGCTTATGAAGCTCTTGTTTGTAGTTCTACGGTCAATTTAAAACTTTATTATAGTAGTCAAACATTGACTGAGGTGGAAGAGCATTATGGGGAGGCAGTTTTTAAAACAGATATTATGATTTCTGAAAATCAGGACAAAACATGTGTAAGTGGAGTTGAATTTAGGATCCTTCATACACCTGGTCATAGTCCCGCACATATATGTATTATTACTCCAGATAACGTAGCATATGTTGGAGATTCTCTTATAAGTTATGAAGTTATGGGGAATGCTAAAATGCCATATGCCTACATTCTTTTAGAAGATTTAAAAAGTAAAGAGAAGCTTTATGATTTAAATTGTAGTAAATATGTAGTAGCCCATAAAGGTATGTATGATGATATTACTAAACTTATAGAAGATAACATAGAGTTTTATAAAGGAAGAGCTAGGGGAGTTTATTCAGTTATAAAAGGATCTATGACAATGGAAGATATTTTAAAAGCATCTATTAAGAAGTTTAAAATAAGTGTAAAAACTAAATTTAAATATAATTTTATGGAGAGAATGTTAAGGTCATATGTAGAATATTTAAATGAAATAGGAATTATAAAATTAAATATACAAAATGGATTTTTAAAGTATTCAAGAGCAGTAGAAAATATAGATGATCAGCAGGTTACAAATGATCAGTTAAGTACTGATGAAAATGCTGATGATAATAAAATGGTAAGTTAA
- a CDS encoding response regulator transcription factor, which yields MKNILIVDDEVEIVELLKVYFNNNGFKVYEAYDGKMTLKIMESNIINVMIIDIMLPKIDGIQLVKKIRENSNIPIMFLSAKDDDIDKIYGLEIGADDYMTKPFNPLEVLVRVQALLRRVNDYDNNQEKKAGNVTIGELYINEESCEVFKNNIQLNMTSIEYKLLLYFMKNPNKVFTKQYLYETIWGDNYLNNENIIMVYISKIREKIEDDPRNPVYLKTIRGLGYRFQKVEK from the coding sequence ATGAAAAATATATTAATTGTTGATGATGAAGTTGAAATTGTTGAATTGTTAAAGGTATATTTTAACAATAATGGTTTTAAGGTTTATGAAGCATATGATGGCAAAATGACTTTAAAAATTATGGAAAGTAATATTATAAATGTGATGATAATTGATATTATGCTACCTAAGATTGATGGAATACAACTAGTAAAGAAAATAAGAGAAAATTCAAATATACCTATAATGTTCCTTTCCGCAAAAGATGACGATATTGACAAAATATATGGATTGGAAATAGGTGCTGATGACTATATGACAAAGCCGTTTAATCCACTGGAAGTATTAGTAAGAGTACAAGCCCTATTAAGAAGGGTTAATGATTATGATAACAACCAAGAAAAAAAAGCAGGTAATGTTACTATAGGAGAGCTATACATAAATGAGGAAAGCTGTGAAGTATTTAAAAATAATATACAGCTTAATATGACTTCAATTGAGTATAAGTTGCTACTTTATTTTATGAAAAACCCTAATAAAGTATTTACTAAACAATATTTATATGAAACTATCTGGGGTGACAATTATTTAAATAATGAAAATATAATAATGGTTTACATAAGCAAAATTAGAGAAAAAATTGAAGATGATCCTAGAAATCCAGTCTATTTAAAAACTATTCGGGGTTTGGGATATAGATTTCAGAAGGTAGAAAAATGA
- a CDS encoding ABC transporter ATP-binding protein, which translates to MKLEIKNVSKKYQGGIWGIKNFNLELECGVLGLLGKNGAGKSTLMRMLATITKPTEGKIMWNGIDITKNPNELRKVLGYLPQDFGIYPNLNAIEFLKYMAAVKGVSGKKANKRIDELIQLVNLTEACKRPIGGYSGGMKQRVGIAQALLNDPKLLIVDEPTVGLDPEERVRFRNILSDISNDRIVVFSTHIVSDAEATATRIAIISKGHLLIDAEPEKLTSPMEGKVWETIISSNDLNKFRNKYIISSTIRKSDGVHIRVINNNAPTVNSKLISPQLEDAYLYYITGKESI; encoded by the coding sequence ATGAAACTAGAAATTAAAAATGTAAGTAAAAAATACCAGGGAGGTATATGGGGTATTAAAAATTTTAATTTAGAATTAGAATGTGGAGTATTAGGACTCCTTGGGAAAAATGGTGCTGGGAAATCTACTCTTATGCGAATGTTAGCTACTATTACTAAACCTACAGAAGGTAAAATAATGTGGAATGGAATAGACATTACTAAAAATCCAAATGAATTGAGAAAAGTATTAGGATATTTACCTCAAGATTTTGGGATTTATCCAAACCTTAATGCTATTGAATTTTTGAAGTATATGGCTGCTGTAAAAGGCGTTAGCGGGAAAAAAGCAAATAAACGAATTGATGAATTGATACAGTTAGTAAATTTAACAGAAGCATGTAAACGCCCTATAGGAGGATATTCCGGTGGCATGAAGCAAAGAGTTGGAATAGCTCAAGCATTATTAAATGATCCTAAATTACTCATAGTAGATGAGCCTACAGTTGGATTAGATCCTGAAGAAAGAGTACGCTTTAGAAATATTCTTTCAGATATTTCTAATGATCGCATAGTTGTTTTTTCAACTCATATAGTTTCAGATGCTGAAGCTACTGCTACTCGTATTGCAATAATATCTAAAGGTCATTTGCTTATTGATGCTGAGCCTGAAAAACTTACTAGCCCTATGGAAGGTAAAGTATGGGAAACTATTATATCTAGTAACGATTTAAATAAATTTAGAAATAAATATATTATAAGTAGCACTATTCGCAAAAGTGATGGAGTTCATATACGAGTAATAAATAATAATGCCCCTACAGTTAATAGTAAGCTTATCAGTCCTCAATTAGAAGATGCCTATCTTTACTATATAACTGGAAAGGAGTCAATATAA